A window of Desulfatirhabdium butyrativorans DSM 18734 genomic DNA:
GAGAAGAAACAGGCAAAACTCCTTCGGGAAGGCTTTGCAAATGCTGGTGTACCCATGGATGAACACCACTGGCTGCCCTTAAGCATGGCACAGGAGGATACGCCTGCAGTTTTCGAAAAAATCAGGACTGCGTTGGAACAAGTGAATCTAACCAACGGAGAGTAAAGGATATCCGAGCATGGGCAGAGCATATATGGGAATCCCCAGGGAAAAAATCCCCTGGCGTCCGGAAGTGGATATGGAAAAGTGCGTCGGCTGCGGCCAGTGTCTGGAGACGTGCCCCAATGGCGTTTATCTTTTGGATACAGAAATAGGCAAGATAGTGGTCGCTGTACCGGAAAACTGCGTTGTTTTGTGTAATAAATGCGCATCATTCTGCACTCAGGAGGCAATCTCTTTTCCTGACATTCAAGAAACCAAGCGACTGCTTGCAATGCTTCTTCGGGAAAAGAGCTAATCGTCTCATTTCCTCAATAAAGCAAAAATTCGGCGCTGTTGAAAAGACGCAAAGACAGCCGATGGTGTTTATACC
This region includes:
- a CDS encoding 4Fe-4S dicluster domain-containing protein; its protein translation is MGRAYMGIPREKIPWRPEVDMEKCVGCGQCLETCPNGVYLLDTEIGKIVVAVPENCVVLCNKCASFCTQEAISFPDIQETKRLLAMLLREKS